The Brettanomyces bruxellensis chromosome 8, complete sequence genome segment TGCATTGACTATATTCAGtattatcttctttgtCAATGTGCCATAGTACCTTCGCACTGTGCCAGTGACGTAACACTTCCATATTTTGTGAGGGGTTCTTACCGTTTCAAAGGAAAACTGCCGCTCTTCAATACACCAATAAAAAGCTTTCGATGGTTTGTTACAATCTGGATCATTAGAGAAATACTTGCATTTCCTATCTGGCTAATTGCTATGATGGGATCAGTGATTGACTGGAGGGGACAACCATTTCAAATAAACTCAGACCTAACAGTGGAAAGGCTTTATAGGTCAACTGACAAATAATTTCTATAGACTTTGcattttaaaatttctgCGTTTAGTCTTTAACAAAGTTAGTTAAACAGAACGGGGTCATACATATTCTTTTAGCGTTTGTTTACATACTTCTGTTTAAAGAATAATTTCCTCATTCGTGATAAATTAAATatgtaaattttatttttgtgtATTGTTTGAAAAttaaagcttttttttgagaatCTGTCTACTGGCATTGTGATCTGTTTTTTTCCTTGCCTAGAAGAAACATATAAAGATTTAAGCAACTCATATAaacgcttttttttctctttttttttgttctttatCTGATGTAGACGTATTATATCCCAGTGTTACCCTTtgtaagaagaaaatcttACATTGAGTTACTTGTTATCATCAACATGACGGAATCGTTTttgaaatacaaatatgaaaaagcTGGACAAGGCCACTTGTTTAAATATTGGGACACCCTCTCCGAAGATGAACGTCAAAGTTTTGCATCCCAGCTTTCTACCATCCAGGACCCGGCTGCCTTTTTGAGTGATGTTCAAGAGGCAATAAAGTACAGCTCTTCGTTGGCGGAATCAAAGATTTATAAACCATTACCCACCTCAATATGTTGTTCATCTACCATAGATGAATCGAAGAAAACATTGTCTATATGGTATCATGAGGGTTTGAAGCTCATCTCTCAGAGTAAAGTGGGTATCATTTTGATGGCTGGTGGACAAGGAACTAGATTGGGATCTTCAGCGCCCAAAGGAATGTATAATGTTGGTCTTCCCTCTGGTAAATCCTTATTCCAGCTACAATGTGAACGAATTCTAAAACTACGGCAGTTAGCATCGGAAGAGTTCAGTGTCCCTTCTCATAATGTTCATCTTCCACTATATATTATGACTTCCAAACCCACCCGGGCTGCAACCGAAATGTTCTTCACAAAACATCACAATTTTGGTTTGGAACCGAATGatgtcatttttttcaatcaaGGAATATTGCCCGCAGTTAGCATGGATGGTAAGCAATTTCTTTTGGGATCTAAGAATAGTATCGTTGAAAGTCCTGACGGAAATGGTGGATTATACAAAGCTCTTCATGACAATAAGATTTTGGATGATTTTCATAAACGGTCAATCGAGCATATTCATGCATACTGTGTTGATAACATTCTTGTCAAAGTTGCAGATCCGGTTTTCATTGGGTATTCTGCTATAAACAAGTATGATATTGCTACTAAGGTTGTTAGAAAACAGGATCCATCAGAAAAGGTGGGTTTAATCGTCCTTGATGCCAATACAAATGCACCATGCGTGATAGAGTATTCAGAAATTAGCAAAGAATTGAGTGAAATGAAAGACCCACATGATCCTAATCTTTTGATGTTTAGAGCCGCTAACATTGTTAATCACTACTACAATGTCAAGTTTCTGTCCGAAATGATCCCTAAATGGATATCTTCGAGGAAGTACCTTCCGTATCACATAGctaaaaagaagatcaagTATTTTGATTATGTGACAGGTGTAACAAAGAACCCTGAAACACCAAATGGTGTAAAAATGGAGcaattcatttttgacGTCTTTCCGTCTGTTAAGCTAAGCAGGTTCGGGTGCTTAGAAGTTCAAAGATCTGATGAGTTTTCTCCCCTAAAAAATGCTCCAGGATCGGGATCCAGTTGTCCTGAAACTTGTAGGTtggaatttttgaagagGAGCACAAATTGGCTTCTCAAATGGGGAGCCCAAGTTGATCATAAGGACACATTAGTTGAGGTGGATCCTTCGACTAGTTATGATGGTGAGGGCCTACAGTTTGTGAAAGGAAAGTTATACCATGATGGAGATATTTTATGAATTAATTGCGATGCGTGCTTGGAGCACAGTCATATTATAAAAATGCATAAGTAATTTCATAGTAAAATAATAGCATACATGACCTTATTACATCgtatatataaatgttATACATCGGCAAATTATTGTTggattaaaaataaaaatgattgTCACTTGCACAGCCTTTTAGATCGATGATGAGTTGTGTGTGTATTTTATTCAtacgggaaaaaaaaaattgaatcgCGATTCGCGAATCTGCCTCTAATAATACATTTTGGAGGTTCTCCCCCAATTTCACCCCGCTGGGCGACAATCGTAAAGAAACTTTGCTGCTTTCTAGATTGTGCTTCAAAATATACCGACATTGTTTAATTTTGGGTTAACATTGTCTTTTGGATTACCTTTCAAATGGAACATTTCGCAACAAAGGCACGGCATGGGGCAATCtaattgctttttttcctcccccATTTTTATAGGGAAAAGCCACGCACAAACTTGCAGATTAGAGATAATTGAAGGGAGAGGAAACGAAGCAGCAATTTCGGACCATTGCAGCCAgaaatttgttctttttccgATCATTCTCTAGTTGTGCCACCAAGCATCTCTACCAGTGGTAATTgagttaaaaaaaaaaaaaacagccGTAGGGGCAagaatttaatttttaccGCTGAGAACCGCCGGCCctcttttatatatattgggATGATGCCGATACACCGATGCATTACCAAAATTTACCGTAGTCACAGCCAGATTAGTTATTTAGGATATTATTACGGTTCCAGctgaatatatttattatctgGGGTTAGAATACTTCATCTATACTGATTTCTCTGCAAAAATAACGTGCAATTGAAGGTACAAATTGAATTGCTCCTAGGAAAAGAAGCGAAAACTCAGTAATAATCATCTAAGaccaacaaaaaaaatgtcaGGTTTCCAAACACCAGCCTCCCCAAGGCGTAGGTTTCATAAGAGATCCATGACCGGTTTCACTCCGACCGAGATTAAGGCAATTGACCAGTCAATTCCTATCAAGGCAAGAGAAGCATGGACCAGATATGCCGTCAAAGAGTTTGCAACACCGGATGATTTAGAATCTTTGTTCATCAATCACGTTGAGACTACGTTGGCAAGATCCATGTACAATTGTGATAACTTGGCTGCCTACAGTGCATTATCGTCGTCTATCAGAGACAAGCTGATTCTTCATTGGAATAAGACCCAGCAGCTGCACACTTTGAGGGAAGCCAAGCGTATCTACTACCTTTCTTTGGAATTCCTTATGGGTCGTGCCTTGGACAATGCCATGATCAATTTGGGTATCAAAGAGCTTTGCGGCAAGTCTGTCGATGAGTTAGGTTTTAACCTAGAGGATGTTATTGATATTGAGCCCGATGCAGGTTTGGGTAACGGTGGTTTGGGACGTTTGGCTGCATGTTTTGTGGACTCATTAAGTACCTGCAACTATCCAGGTTGGGGTTACGGTTTAAGATACAATTACGGAATCTTCTCCCAGAAGATTGTCGATGGATACCAAGTTGAGGCTCCTGACTACTGGCTTAAGTATGGAAACCCTTGGGAGATTCCAAGATTGGAAATTCAGATTCCTGTCGACTTCTATGGCTATGTCACGACTGTCACTGATCCAAAAACAGGTAAAGCTAAGAAGCAATGGCAAGGTGGTGAACAAGTTCTTGCAGTTGCATATGACTTCCCTGTTCCTGGCTATCACACTACCAATGTCAATAACCTCAGACTGTGGTCATCAAAGCCAACTTCTGAATTTGACTTCCAGAAATTCAACGAAGGTGAGTACGATAGTTCCgttcagcagcagcagaggGCAGAGTCCATTACTGCTGTTTTATATCCAAACGATAACTTTTACCAAGGAAAGGAGCTACGTTTGAAGCAGCAGTACTTCTGGGTTGCTGCCTCTTTGCACGATA includes the following:
- a CDS encoding uncharacterized protein (BUSCO:EOG09262MJW), which produces MTESFLKYKYEKAGQGHLFKYWDTLSEDERQSFASQLSTIQDPAAFLSDVQEAIKYSSSLAESKIYKPLPTSICCSSTIDESKKTLSIWYHEGLKLISQSKVGIILMAGGQGTRLGSSAPKGMYNVGLPSGKSLFQLQCERILKLRQLASEEFSVPSHNVHLPLYIMTSKPTRAATEMFFTKHHNFGLEPNDVIFFNQGILPAVSMDGKQFLLGSKNSIVESPDGNGGLYKALHDNKILDDFHKRSIEHIHAYCVDNILVKVADPVFIGYSAINKYDIATKVVRKQDPSEKVGLIVLDANTNAPCVIEYSEISKELSEMKDPHDPNLLMFRAANIVNHYYNVKFLSEMIPKWISSRKYLPYHIAKKKIKYFDYVTGVTKNPETPNGVKMEQFIFDVFPSVKLSRFGCLEVQRSDEFSPLKNAPGSGSSCPETCRLEFLKRSTNWLLKWGAQVDHKDTLVEVDPSTSYDGEGLQFVKGKLYHDGDIL